The Paenibacillus beijingensis nucleotide sequence GTGCAGGGTATGAAAAGGATATATTTTTTGAGTGAAAAGAATAAGGTAACTTTCTTGCCAATAAAGAATAAAACAAATGCTGCTTTATTCTTTAAAAAAGTGGCAAGAAATATTACATTATCCTCTTCAACTCCAATCGTTAAGTGTCAGCACGATCTTAACATACCCGCTTCTACATTGCAACCGGTAATGGTGGACTCCCACGACTACATAAACGGAGAAGCGGGAACATCGTTTGGCGCATGATTATCTATCCGCATGCAGCGACTTTGCGAGTTACTTCACCCGTCGCCTGAACACGTACGGATCTAATACCTCCTCTAGCGAACACTGACGCTATTCCATGCGGCTTCGATAAGACGTTTGATTTCTTCGTCCGATAGCGTAAACTTGCCATGCAGATTTCCTTTTATTACGTATACGAAAGAGCCGTAATGCATTTGAGCCATGAGCGACGGATCCATTTCAATGAACAACTTCTCCTGAATCGCCTGCGCATACAGCTTTTCCAAAGGGCCGCACCATCCGCCATCATACGCCTCTTTTTTAACGTCGTCGTGAATGTACGGCGAGAAAGAATATTGTTCAATAAACCGAAATCCTTGCGGATATTGAAGGGACAATCGAATCAAATTCTCCCAAGCGCGCTCTATGCGGACTCGTATAGGTTCGTCGGTGTAAAAGCCGTAAAGCACTTTTTCTCCATTAAACTCGACGATCGCTTTGTATAGTTCATTAATAATCGATTCTTTGCTATCGAAATAGTGATAGATGTTTCCTGTTGAAACACCTGCTTCTTTGGCAATCAATGACATGGAAGTCGCCTGAAGCTCCTTCTCGATAATGAGGGACAATGTAGTCTCCAGAACCGCCTTCTGGACTTTATGATATTTATCGAACACCGTTGATTTCCTCCAATAAAAATGATACTTCGTCCCATAAAACGAATGTTCATTCATGATTTTAGGCATTGATTTTGGATTTGTCAACTAAAGAGGGCCCGATCGTTAGTGCGGTAATAAGATCCGTTCCAGACGCCCGAACTGCGTTACATATAATTCTTTGCGATTGTCTCCAAATATTCTTCGATCGGCACGGAGTTTCTAAGAGCCATTAGATCGTTGCCTGCTGCTCCGATGACGGTACGGAATTTCTTGCTTTCTCCCGTTGCCAAAGCGCTAATAGCATCAACGATTATCTGAGGATCATCCAAGAGTCCGCTGGTTTGAGAGGTATTCATTAAATTTTGCACTTTTGTCATCAGATCATCGTAATCTTTAATGTTTTCATCTCTGTTCCAAGTAATACTTTCCCTAAAATTATTTCCTGAAGAGCCGCCCTGCTCGATCAATCTAAGCTCGATATTCAACGGTTTCAGTTCATAATAAAGTCCTTCCGTCAACCCTTCCAAAGCGAATTTAGACATGTTGTAAAGCGATCCGAGCGGCACCGCTGTCGTGATCCCCATGAAGGAGCTCACATTGATAAACATGCCTCCGCCATTGGCTCTATAATGCGGTAAAAATTTTCGAATGACATTGATCGGCCCCCGAGTATTAACGGCGAACTGCCAATCGATCGCTTCCTCCTTGGCTAATTCCAACGCACCGTAAGTGCCCATACCTGCATTATTGACGACGACGTCAATCTTCCCGAAAGCGGCTATGGCTTGATCCACGGCAGTTTGAACCTGCTCCACTTTTGTGACGTCCAGTTTGAAAATGTTAATATTGTCATAAGCCGTAAGTTCCGTTTCTTTCTCGGGCGTACGCATGGTGGCCGCTACGTTCCAGCCCATTTGAGCAAAACGTATCGCCGTTAGTTTTCCCAATCCTGAACTTGTTCCCGTAATAAAGACTGATTTACTCATGCTAAAACCTCCAGTTTTAAATTGAACGTTCAATCTAATTTTTTAGAAAAAAATAAAGATCGAACGTTCATTCTAATTATATTTGATGTGCAATTTATCTGTCAAATGGAACTTCAAACCGGGCAAAAATGCGACATTTTCATGCATTTCTGCCCAAGAGCGTTGAACTCATTTTCGAACCATCAATATGACCGACTCCACATGTGAGGTATGCGGGAACATATCAACCGGCTGCACCCATTCGAGACGGTAGCCGCTGCCGAGCAGCACCTGGCAATCTTTGGCCAGGGTGGCCGGGTTGCACGATACGTAAACGAGCCGTGCCGGCAGGGCTTGCGTGAGAGCGTTCAGCAGCGGGCGGTCGCAACCCGTGCGCGGCGGGTCGACGACGACGACGTCTGGTCGGATGCCGCGCGAAACCCACTCGGGCAGCAGTTGCTCAGCACGGCCCTCAAAAAAGCGGGCGTTCTCGACCCCGCTCGAGCGCGCATTGTCACGAGCATCCTGCACCGCCTCGGGGATAATCTCGATGCCCCGCACCTCCCGGGCATGCGGAGCAAGCCACAAGCCAATTGTGCCTGTGCCGCAGTAAGCGTCGACGACCAGTTCCGAGCCGTTAAGCGAGGCGGCTTCCCGTACGGCGTTATACAGTTTCACGGTCTGCTCCGGATTGAGCTGGAAGAACGCGCGCGGGGATAATGAGAAGCGGACATCGCCAAGCGTTTCCTCCAGCCGGTCCTCTCCCCAGAGCACAACAGTCTTCTCACCGAAAATAAGCGGCGATTTGCCCTTATGGATATTTTGGGCGATTGTGGTGACCATAGGCAATGCTTCACGGATTCGCTGCACTAACCGCCTGGAATCCGGCAGTCGGTCGTTAGCGGTGATAAGTGTCAGCTGTACATTTCCCGAAGCTTGACCGACCCGGGCGACGACGGTACGGACAACCCCTTCGCAAGTACGCTCCTCGTAGACAGGGATCCGCAGCTCCGCTAAAATCGCCTTCACCTGATCGATTACGCGATTAACAACAGGGTGCTGAACGGCACAACCGCTTATATCAAGCAAGCGATGCGATCCTGTCGCATAAAGTCCCGTTATGATCTCCTCACCTTTACGCCCGACTTGCAGCTGAGCTTTGTTGCGGTATCCCCATGGGTCGCTCATCCCAAAAATCGGGCGCAGCGGCAGCTCTTGAAGACCGGCGTAGCGCTGAAACGATTCACGTACGATCTCCTCCTTCGCCTTCAGCTGCGCCGAATATGTCATATGCTGCAGCTGGCAGCCTCCGCACGATTCATAGACGGGACAGGGCGGCTTCTGGCGGTCGCGCGACCGCTTCTCCAGCTCGATAATTTCCGCGCTCAGGTAACTCGGCTCCACCTTTGTTATTTTTGCTTTAACGACTTCACCGGTCAGCGCTCCACCGATAAATACGGCCTTGCGCCTGTAGTAGCCGACTCCTTCACCGTTTATACCAATCCGTTTGATCGTTATAATAATCCGGTCTCCCACTCGAACTTCCTCGGCTGAGGTTGCTGTTCCCGGTTGACCGGCTGGCTTCCGGGTCGTATTCTTCGGCTTATTGGCCTCGTGCGGTTTGTTCCCTTTGTGGGATTGAGCCGCCTTGTTCCCTGCCGAATTGACTGCTCCCGCTGCATTGTAACGCTTGTCCGGTCCGCTATTAGGCTTACGTTCCCGTTGCTGCGGCTTATTCACATCCTGCGCCATGTTTTGCTCGCTCCGTTTCCACTATAATTACTTCCACTATACCATAGTAGAATAGTTATCCCAATCGATAAGGATGACGATAAAAAACGAGGCAGCGCCGCAATGGCCTGCCCCGTTTATATTAAGCTTATGATTCCCATTCATTCATTAAGTGCTCTTCCGGGAAACAGCTTCGCTACAGTTTAGTCGGAATCCTCCGAATCATTTTCGGACTCTGCCGGCTGCTGTGCAGGAGCTGCCTGGGCATATGAATCGATAAATACACCGGGTTTTACTTCAGGAGGCTCAGGCCGGCTACGGCCATACAGCCGCATATAAATCTCCTCGATCTCTTCGCCGATCAGATCGCCCCGCTTCAGCAGCTCTTCCGCAATCGTATGAACGAAATCCGTATGTTCCAGTACAAGCGTCTTCACCTGAAGCATCTGGTCCTTCAGCAGCTCGTTGATCTTTGGCCGGAGCGCCTTGAGCGCATCGGGCCGCGAGCCTAACGCGAGCCAGCTGAACAGCTCATCGCCCATGCCGACCATACCAAGGTAGGCTCCGGCCAACTCAGTAGCCTGCTGCAGATCGGAGGTAACACCATTTAATTTTTTCCCGAGAAACTCTTCTTCCACCGCCCGGGCCGCCAGACAAACTTGGATCTCCGCCAAGATCTCGCTGTCGCTCCGGTTATACCGCTCATGCGTCGGTTTTGTTGCAGCTAGGCCGAGAGCTCCGCCGCGCCGGATGATCGTCACTTTCCAAACCCGGTCGTGAGGTTTCAACAGATACTGGACTACTGCATGGCCGGCTTCGTGGTAAGCGACATTGCGCTTCTCATCATCCTTCATGGAGCGGAGCGGCTGTTGGACACCCCACTCGTAAGTTTCCATAGCGGCCCGGAAGTCCTCGTAACTGGTTGCCTGAACGCCCCGCTGGTGGGCGATGACGACCGATTCGTTGACGATGTGCTTAATCTGTGCCGGACTGTAACCGATCGTGTCGAGCGCCGCACGCTCAGCAGTTAATGAAGAGTCACGCCGTACCTTCTGCAGGTAGTAGTCAAAGACATCTACCCGTCCGTCATAGTCTGGCCGATCGACCCAGAGCTGCCGATCGAAGCGTCCTGGACGAAGCAGCGCGGGGTCGAGCACGTCGGGCAGGTTGGTCGCTCCGACGGTAAGCACCGCCGGCCGTTCCGCTTTCTTGCGTCTCAGCCCGAGTGAACGAAGCAGCTTGACAAACCGGGAGTTGTCGATGTTCGGCGGGTCCATCTGCAGAAGCAGTTCGTTAAGCAGGCCCGCACCGCCCATGCCGAACATCCCTCCTCCGCCTTGACCGCCGCCGCTCATTCGGCTCATGCCGATCGCGTCGATCTCGTCGATAAAGATAATACAGGCTCCGTACACTTTCGCCAGCTTCCGGGCCTTCTTGTAAAGGCTCATCACCTTTAGGTTGCCGACGCCGAAGAACATGTTTTGAAAGCTTGGGGCCGAAGCGTAAGCAAAAGGCACCTGTGCTTCGTTTGCGATAACTTGGGCCAGATAGGACTTGCCGGTCCCGGGAGGCCCGCAGAGCAGCAACCCCCGGATCGCCTCGCCGCCCATCTCCTTGAACTCTTTGACACTCTTGAGCAGGGTGACAATCCGTTTAGCATTCTCAACGATTTCGGGGTTGCCCCTGTAATCGCTCCATGTAGCGCCGGTCTCCCCGGGCAAAATCCAGTATGTGCGTCCCCTAGCCAGAAACCAGAATAGGGCTGCGAATTGAATGATGATGAAAACTACGGCGAAGAGCAGCTGCATCAACAGGCTGACAATGCTCAACGCGATTCCCCAAGCTGTGGGCCCTCCTGCCCACAACAGCACGCCGATGATGACGAGGGCTGCTAGCCAGAGGAGGAATTTACGCCACTTTATCCATCGATATCTCCTCATGGCTTCACTTCCTTTTCGAACGGTTTGGATTATTCTATGAGTCGGTAACGTTAGAAATGCCTCGTATCCAAGCCGTCAAGCCGTAATGTATACGAGCAGGCCATGGCAGTCCTTTGTGATGAACCGTTGGGACATTGGAAAACATGCGTTTCTTAAGTATTATGAAACCATCTTGGAAGTTGATCAAGCCGTCTCCGGACTTGATATCCTTGCACAGTATCTGCATGTTTTATTGCATTGCAATGCGGACTTCTGTATTGCTTGCGATGTGCATGAACTGATTCTTGGACGGTATGTAGTCTCCTGGTCAAAAGAACTAATGGAAGGCGGATTCGGTCATCTGAACACCTCCTAAAGTTAGTTTCTTACATTATACCACGAAAAAGACAATTTCTCCTTCATTTAAGACTTAAGACGCACCGACCGGTTCGAAACCCCGCAACTGCTGTTTTATTGCGGAGATACTTCAAAGCCGACGATATGATCATTTAGTTAACCTGTACGGCGATTTATGAATCTGTGAAATCGGATTGCCGAATTGAGCAATGCGAAAAAACCGCCGGAGCGGCGGTTTTTTACACACTGGTAAAAACAAAGGGAATGCAACGTTGCCCTCAATAGATTTATACTACTATTCTGACAATTCTAGAGGCAAGAATTACATGATTCCCGAATATCCCAGCCGATTTTTAAGAAACGGGTTGGGAATCGCAGCTTGTTTGATGGTGTTCTCTGATTTTGAATTAGAGCTTAATTGTTCGGAAAGCTCCTTAAACCACGATTCATCTCGTGTTGACAACGCAAGGTCGATAAAATTTTGCAGGGCCCCCGCATCATCCAATGAACTTTCAGGAAGCAGTTTCAGCCACTGTTCACGCACGGCGACCTCTTTGCCGACTGCTTCTTCGTTATCGGAGCTAACGACATACACCTTTACGATTCCATGCATGTCAGCTTCCGCTTCAACAAATCCGTGAAATAACTCGCCATTGTTCGTTTTGCCTTTCACCCAATCGCTAATTTGAACTGTCATTGTTTATTCACCGCCTGCTCCAAAGTTTTTAACTGTAATCAATGTGGTTACATTTAGGTTTAAAAAATTGACGATCCGCCCGTACCCCCTGCTCATCGTCTTCTAATTTAAACTTGTTACTGTAATAATATTAGATACAGTTAAAAATGTCAAGCTTTGCTTCAATCTTCCCCCACATGAAACGCTCTTTCATCAAAATACAAAATACGCCAAGCCGTCAACCAACATAGGCTTAGCGTATTTTCACCGTTCACAGCCAATCGATTCAAATAAATATAGCGACTTGAGTTATAACAATTTAATGTTGTCCCTCTGTGTAAATTTGGAAGGTAACACCGTACTTATCCGTAACAATGCCGTATGATGGGCTAAAATGAGTTTCTTGCAGAGGCAAACCCACTTGGCCGTCCTGCTGCAACACTTCAAAAATTTGTTTTGATTTTTCCTTGTCGTCCGTTGAAATACAAATGGTGACCTGATTTCCCGATTGGTGAGGTTGTCCCGGGAATGCATCGGAAAACATAAGCTCCGACTCGCCAACTTTTAACGTTGCGTGTGCCACAAGATCCTTAGCTTCTGCCGGTAAAGGAAAGTCGGGGTTTTCCGGCATCTCTCCGAAAGTTTGGCTAAAAAGTAGTGTGGCATCCAATGCTTTTTCGTAAAAATCAATCGCTTCCTTAGCATTTCCGTTCAATACTAAATAAGGAATTAAACGCAGCGTCATCTTCACACAGCTCCTCGGTCCTATTATTTTCCTTACAACCACAACTTGATTATAATATATAGAACATATGTTTGCAAATTTTAATTTTTTATTAACGTTTAAACGAACGTGGAGGATTGGCCATTCGTACAGCGTGGAGCAAATGAACCTTCTCTACACATACTTGACGAGTATTGCATTGC carries:
- a CDS encoding TetR/AcrR family transcriptional regulator, translating into MFDKYHKVQKAVLETTLSLIIEKELQATSMSLIAKEAGVSTGNIYHYFDSKESIINELYKAIVEFNGEKVLYGFYTDEPIRVRIERAWENLIRLSLQYPQGFRFIEQYSFSPYIHDDVKKEAYDGGWCGPLEKLYAQAIQEKLFIEMDPSLMAQMHYGSFVYVIKGNLHGKFTLSDEEIKRLIEAAWNSVSVR
- a CDS encoding SDR family oxidoreductase, with the translated sequence MSKSVFITGTSSGLGKLTAIRFAQMGWNVAATMRTPEKETELTAYDNINIFKLDVTKVEQVQTAVDQAIAAFGKIDVVVNNAGMGTYGALELAKEEAIDWQFAVNTRGPINVIRKFLPHYRANGGGMFINVSSFMGITTAVPLGSLYNMSKFALEGLTEGLYYELKPLNIELRLIEQGGSSGNNFRESITWNRDENIKDYDDLMTKVQNLMNTSQTSGLLDDPQIIVDAISALATGESKKFRTVIGAAGNDLMALRNSVPIEEYLETIAKNYM
- the rlmD gene encoding 23S rRNA (uracil(1939)-C(5))-methyltransferase RlmD; amino-acid sequence: MAQDVNKPQQRERKPNSGPDKRYNAAGAVNSAGNKAAQSHKGNKPHEANKPKNTTRKPAGQPGTATSAEEVRVGDRIIITIKRIGINGEGVGYYRRKAVFIGGALTGEVVKAKITKVEPSYLSAEIIELEKRSRDRQKPPCPVYESCGGCQLQHMTYSAQLKAKEEIVRESFQRYAGLQELPLRPIFGMSDPWGYRNKAQLQVGRKGEEIITGLYATGSHRLLDISGCAVQHPVVNRVIDQVKAILAELRIPVYEERTCEGVVRTVVARVGQASGNVQLTLITANDRLPDSRRLVQRIREALPMVTTIAQNIHKGKSPLIFGEKTVVLWGEDRLEETLGDVRFSLSPRAFFQLNPEQTVKLYNAVREAASLNGSELVVDAYCGTGTIGLWLAPHAREVRGIEIIPEAVQDARDNARSSGVENARFFEGRAEQLLPEWVSRGIRPDVVVVDPPRTGCDRPLLNALTQALPARLVYVSCNPATLAKDCQVLLGSGYRLEWVQPVDMFPHTSHVESVILMVRK
- a CDS encoding AAA family ATPase, which gives rise to MRRYRWIKWRKFLLWLAALVIIGVLLWAGGPTAWGIALSIVSLLMQLLFAVVFIIIQFAALFWFLARGRTYWILPGETGATWSDYRGNPEIVENAKRIVTLLKSVKEFKEMGGEAIRGLLLCGPPGTGKSYLAQVIANEAQVPFAYASAPSFQNMFFGVGNLKVMSLYKKARKLAKVYGACIIFIDEIDAIGMSRMSGGGQGGGGMFGMGGAGLLNELLLQMDPPNIDNSRFVKLLRSLGLRRKKAERPAVLTVGATNLPDVLDPALLRPGRFDRQLWVDRPDYDGRVDVFDYYLQKVRRDSSLTAERAALDTIGYSPAQIKHIVNESVVIAHQRGVQATSYEDFRAAMETYEWGVQQPLRSMKDDEKRNVAYHEAGHAVVQYLLKPHDRVWKVTIIRRGGALGLAATKPTHERYNRSDSEILAEIQVCLAARAVEEEFLGKKLNGVTSDLQQATELAGAYLGMVGMGDELFSWLALGSRPDALKALRPKINELLKDQMLQVKTLVLEHTDFVHTIAEELLKRGDLIGEEIEEIYMRLYGRSRPEPPEVKPGVFIDSYAQAAPAQQPAESENDSEDSD
- a CDS encoding IDEAL domain-containing protein; translated protein: MTVQISDWVKGKTNNGELFHGFVEAEADMHGIVKVYVVSSDNEEAVGKEVAVREQWLKLLPESSLDDAGALQNFIDLALSTRDESWFKELSEQLSSNSKSENTIKQAAIPNPFLKNRLGYSGIM
- a CDS encoding VOC family protein, translating into MTLRLIPYLVLNGNAKEAIDFYEKALDATLLFSQTFGEMPENPDFPLPAEAKDLVAHATLKVGESELMFSDAFPGQPHQSGNQVTICISTDDKEKSKQIFEVLQQDGQVGLPLQETHFSPSYGIVTDKYGVTFQIYTEGQH